In Plasmodium gaboni strain SY75 chromosome 7, whole genome shotgun sequence, the following are encoded in one genomic region:
- a CDS encoding putative Rab GTPase activator and protein kinase — translation MYYERCRCSEFVLGVQSYSLRTKRTKIKYKNKKCKGAEELNFSVDMCEQEYINKNVSSCYYSYENEYNNIASKFEKIKKLSHPNICTYYHMSRTNNNYILCSEYYTLSLYDLLNDEDINCVNFKCFKKIFNKKIYNKNKNIYKIYNNIKHPIYNNNNNNNNINTIDKKGKKKKIIDSIILNNIIYQILSAVQYLHSHDITFLNLTPHNILITDEGHIKLHNYCISYLFHNIDYPFTYKENKHVHYFKNKLNDHIISKNEMYEEQTNNNNYLDKLLTGQKKKNYKINNHMILYIDQYFKYYNFSHNILYHVPFLLFFNLLQNENIHFIYDVYRHIDIFNIGIIIIQIVNGLLNFSFILENFIYFYHLQKLTNLSYDDHRAKEYKQTKKCINNKLKDITNKFKQNDINSFSDSALYIKPKILPSKEKRKTINIKGSHTYKHKTNQQIHNEKNNQTMKKKKINREPYIKKKNKINKEQHTIEQIYQHALLLRRKIVDIQEEKKTNNKYIKTNYTNNVKTKQTNILTKKKNAIDSSKNEVISSTSFNISENNKFKFFFFKTSEKNDTLFKIQNVFILIIYIKLFYIYYYLKYYKNKKNKEISLLNVNIQDIFKRLCKHKLNKYSYQSKYRHHINKLKRKSYNNIIYEIIKNMIEYFLNCKVNISFIKLIENMYSEFFTIHLLKSNLRNIFYSDQNKQNGNEKTLFLNLLHKCLLLNNFQCTSTSLLSHYYFFYNVNINKHKNCLEINYTGKDTFNIPTNMSLLENTTITNENMLMNKVNRINNIIANACTSHINTTNHFQNISHNNNNNNSDLYFNSNIKNDNQNITDKKNNNIIINNESKHIFNHILLNQNYDNITFNSHIVREIPPERVQEINKLSQEELAKKNYYNPYLVDYLLNVSKWNEWKDKYFINKKDIFYWFQMLYNINYNEELMNVNSFLKSPNILKIPYVLYKRKDGTYNDMSLFSFYKLYLLKKYDSNILFNVYENVSTFKKISKGKYKNIKKIIKNEINYIKGSEKKSVYTCVQRKKCGNDKEIIYISTYKLLKNKRFTIFKNNMFKKYMCMSNNDGDISDEINKKKEITELWENKKKIHVYEQEYNITKKGRKRKRKKKKKKRIPLWENKNVVTQSNNKNKSINNYTLEKTDNIYNSYNEYDTINYNYDDDLFISSNFFNISFNINNKHSYPLFNDYNLNTVGIYLNEFYEIIKDAYSFIRKNENSINHKSSCIYTNSFFFIYQFKLHIKYNELLKFNPLDTLTLIKEIKSGYPCNMRNVIYLILLNYNYHILLKKSYEKKEKIKDQIGCILISKNKHLDKNEIIIYSNNSNVKYCMYSKKYNYKHNNNNNNILLLFNIFKDKWIHDNDLIGSLKFQKKLINLLILINIKLNIQNKYLKYLFIPIILLYYNNIYISYKCIKKILQKYLIDFYKNIYYRNEYIYIFNSLLNYYLPELSMWFFKNNINIIKIIKSWIYSLFCAFFDLQNIYLLLDNILIQPSSYIIFICISILMYLKKYLMNITTNKNIYKKVFSLSKLINLNFILNTSRTLFERCPKYYLLFPFHLQIEGSYMNEKSILFDKGGNENISNHINYISHLISDKKWIRYYVHRYTFKIYIKKKNKIKNKNKNKKFICINNKTSFIHMDYKTADTNEINNNNNNNNYTNESFKVFEKSYKSNESLKLKNYYKYFLKCYKTNKQKKNVNEFIYYKKGNLKNCEQGKTKVNKQKNKIKNNNIYNNGIAKNVNSHNNMNNSYHELAKNIYNKNNIYNTYYELAKNMNNKKKKKKKRFKNVDIVKLSNFPIFPFLDIRHILNDFCIDDYIIVDMRSLENFKKKKFKSSVHVNTFLINLKKGTYKNYIDDISYDENLTLKTILLVFNNSILDYDAIYNFLNLKIKYITILCGGFTNALSILPATYFT, via the coding sequence atGTATTATGAAAGATGTAGATGTTCCGAATTTGTTCTTGGGGTTCAAAGTTATTCCTTAAGAACAAAGagaacaaaaataaaatataaaaataaaaaatgtaaagGGGCTGAGGAGTTGAATTTTAGTGTGGATATGTGTGAACaggaatatataaataaaaatgtatcATCTTGTTATTATAGTTatgaaaatgaatataataatatagctagtaaatttgaaaaaataaaaaagttaAGTCATCcaaatatatgtacatattatcatatgaGTAGAACAAATaacaattatattttatgttcTGAATATTATACTTTATCTTTATATGACCTTTTGAATGATGAAGATATTAATTGTGtaaattttaaatgttttaaaaaaatatttaacaaaaaaatatataataaaaataaaaatatatataagatatataataatataaagcatcctatatataataataataataataataataatattaatacGATTGATAAGAAaggaaagaaaaaaaaaattattgatagtatcattttaaataatattatttatcaAATATTAAGTGCTGTTCAATATTTACATTCGCACGatattacttttttaaatcttacaccacataatattttaattacAGATGAAGGacatataaaattacaTAATTATTGTATATCTTATTTGTTTCATAATATAGATTATCCGTTTActtataaagaaaataaacatgttcattattttaaaaataaattaaatgaCCATATCATATCCAAAAATGAAATGTATGAAGAacaaacaaataataataattatttggataaattattaactggtcagaaaaaaaaaaattacaaaattaataatcacatgattttatatattgatcaatattttaaatattacaaTTTTTCACATAACATATTATACCATGTTCCATTCttattgttttttaatttattgcagaatgaaaatatacactttatatatgatgTGTATAGACATATAGATATTTTCAACATAggaattataataattcaaatcGTAAATGGATTATTAAACTTTTCATTCATCTTAGAAAACTTTATTTACTTTTATCATCTCCAAAAACTTACTAACTTATCATATGATGATCATCGTGCAAAGGAATATAAACAAActaaaaaatgtattaacAATAAACTAAAGgatataacaaataaatttaaacaaaatgatataaaCTCCTTTAGTGATTCAGCTTTATATATCAAACCAAAAATATTACCTTcgaaagaaaaaagaaaaactataaatataaaaggtagtcatacatataaacataaaacAAATCAACAAATACATAATGAAAAAAACAATCAAACcatgaaaaaaaaaaaaattaaccGTGAAccttatataaaaaaaaaaaacaaaattaataaagaaCAACACACTATTGAACAAATATATCAACATGCTTTATTGCTTAGAAGAAAAATAGTTGATATTcaagaagaaaaaaaaacaaataataaatatatcaaaacGAATTATACAAACAATGTAAAAACCAAACAAACAAACATATtaactaaaaaaaaaaatgctATAGATTCTTCTAAAAATGAAGTTATTTCCTCTACAAGTTTTAATATAAGTGAAAATAACAAGTTTAagtttttcttttttaagacatctgaaaaaaatgatactttatttaaaatacaaaatgtttttatcctcataatatacataaaattattttatatttattattatttaaaatattataaaaataaaaaaaataaagaaataagCCTATTAAACGTAAATATACAGGACATATTCAAAAGGCTATGTAAACacaaattaaataaatattcttatCAATCAAAATACAGACATcacataaataaattgaaaagaaaaagttataataacatcatatatgaaataataaaaaatatgattgaatattttctaaattgtaaagtaaatatttcttttattaaacTTATTGAAAATATGTACTCCGAATTTTTTActattcatttattaaaatcgaatttaagaaatatattttattctgATCAAAATAAACAAAACGGAAATGAAAAAACGTTATTTCTAAATCTTTTACATAAgtgtttattattaaataacTTTCAATGTACCTCAACATCTTTGTTAtctcattattattttttttataatgttaatattaataaacataaaaattgtttagaaataaattataCAGGAAAAGATACTTTTAATATTCCGACAAATATGTCACTATTAGAAAATACAACTATCacaaatgaaaatatgTTAATGAATAAGGTTAATcgtataaataatattatagCGAATGCATGTACAAGTCATATTAATACAACTAACcattttcaaaatatttcccataataataacaataataatagtgatttatattttaattctaatattaaaaatgataatcAAAACATTAcagataaaaaaaataataacataattataaataacGAATCgaaacatatatttaatcATATCTTATTAAATcaaaattatgataatataacTTTTAATTCACACATCGTTAGGGAAATACCACCTGAACGTGTTCAggaaataaataaattaagCCAAGAAGAGCTAgccaaaaaaaattattacaatCCATATTTGGTGGattatcttttaaatgTAAGTAAATGGAATGAATGGaaagataaatattttataaataaaaaggatatattttattggtttcaaatgttatataatataaattataatgaagaaTTAATGAATGTTAATTCATTTCTTAAGTCTCctaatatattaaaaatacCATATGTACTTTATAAGAGGAAAGATGGGACATATAATGACATGTCacttttttctttttacaaattgtatcttttaaaaaaatatgacagtaatatattatttaacgtttatgaaaatgtatcaacttttaaaaaaatatcaaaaggaaaatataagaatatcaaaaagataataaaaaatgaaattaattatatcaaagggagtgaaaaaaaaagtgtATACACATGTGTACAAAGAAAAAAGTGTGGAAATgataaagaaattatatatataagtacCTATAAACTTTTGAAAAATAAGAGATTCACaattttcaaaaataacatgtttaaaaaatatatgtgcATGTCAAACAACGATGGTGATATTTCCGAcgaaataaataaaaaaaaagaaataacTGAATTATGGgagaataaaaaaaaaatacatgtatatgaacaggaatataatataacaaagaaaggaagaaaaagaaaaagaaagaaaaaaaaaaaaaaaagaattcCTTTATgggaaaataaaaatgtagTAACTcaaagtaataataaaaataaaagtataaataattatacCCTTGAAAAAACAGATAATATTTACAATTCTtataatgaatatgatactataaattataattatgatgatgatttatttatctcttccaatttttttaatatttcctttaatattaataataaacattCATATCCTTTATTTAATGACTACAACCTAAATACGGTtggaatatatttaaacgaattttatgaaataataaaagatgcttattcatttattagGAAAAATGAGAATTCTATAAATCATAAATCAAGTTGTATTTATACAaatagttttttttttatttatcaatttaaattacatattaaatataacgaattattaaaatttaatcCTCTTGATACCTTAACATtaattaaagaaataaaatcaGGTTACCCATGTAATATGAGGaatgttatttatttaattttacttaattataattaccatatcttattaaaaaaatcatatgaaaaaaaagaaaaaatcAAAGATCAAATTGGTTGTATATTAATttctaaaaataaacatctagacaaaaatgaaataataatttattcaaataataGTAATGTAAAGTATTGTATgtattcaaaaaaatataattataaacataataataataataataatatattattattatttaatatatttaaagaCAAATGGATACATGATAATGATCTTATTGGTAGTTTGAAATTTCAAAAAAAGTTAATAAacttattaatattaataaatataaaattaaatattcagaataaatatttgaaatatttatttattccaattattttattatattataataatatatatataagttataaatgtataaagaaaattttgcaaaaatatttaatagacttttataaaaatatttattataggaatgaatatatatatatttttaatagtcttttaaattattatcttccGGAATTATCCATGTGGTTTtttaagaataatataaatataatcaaaattataaaaagttGGATATACTCTTTATTTTGTGCCTTTTTTgatttacaaaatatttatttattattagatAATATCTTAATACAACCATCgtcatatataatatttatttgtattagtatattaatgtatttgaaaaaatatcttatgaatattacaacaaataaaaatatatacaaaaaagttttttccttatcaaaattaattaatctgaattttatattaaatacTTCACGTACTCTTTTTGAAAGGTGTCCTAAATATTATCTTCTATTTCCGTTCCATTTACAAATAGAAGGATCATATATGAATGAAAaatcaatattatttgataaaggaggtaatgaaaatataagtaatcatataaattacaTATCTCATTTAATTAGTGATAAAAAATGGATTAGATATTATGTTCATAGATATAcctttaaaatatatatcaaaaaaaaaaataaaatcaaaaataaaaataaaaataaaaaatttatatgtattaataaCAAGACATCTTTTATCCATATGGACTACAAAACGGCAGATACaaatgaaattaataataataataataataataattacaCAAATGAGTCATTTAAAGTTTTTGAAAAAAGTTATAAATCAAATGAATCATTAAAGctaaaaaattattataaatactttttaaaatgttataaaacaaataaacaaaaaaaaaatgtaaatgaattcatttattataaaaaggggaatttaaaaaattgtGAACAAGGAAAGACAAAGgtaaataaacaaaaaaataaaataaaaaataataatatatataataatggGATAGCCAAAAATGTGAACAgtcataataatatgaataattcATATCATGAGCTAGccaaaaatatatacaataaaaataatatatataatacatattatgAACTAGCcaaaaatatgaacaataaaaaaaaaaaaaaaaaaaaaaggttTAAAAATGTGGACATAGTTAAATTGAGTAATTTCCCAATTTTCCCATTTCTTGATATAAgacatatattaaatgatttCTGTATAGatgattatataatagTTGATATGCGTTCTCTAGAAaactttaaaaaaaaaaaatttaaatcATCTGTACATgttaatacatttttaattaacTTAAAAAAAGGCACATATAAGAATTACATTGATGATATATCatatgatgaaaatttGACATTGAAGACTATTCTTCTCGTATTTAATAATTCGATATTAGATTATGATgctatatataattttttaaatttaaaaataaaatatataactatATTATGTGGTGGATTTACAAACGCCTTGAGTATCTTACCCGCAACATATTTTACATAG